A single genomic interval of Carassius auratus strain Wakin chromosome 30, ASM336829v1, whole genome shotgun sequence harbors:
- the LOC113049139 gene encoding poly [ADP-ribose] polymerase 8-like, whose protein sequence is MGMCSRQERIQKDVDIVIQRCKAEKDCLFSDFRFSDSTFTFTYSKGPKRVSYSVHVSDDYPDNTYVSNSENNDEVLVTRDPIPVIFHRIATEIRINNDATSCLSIRSKLQTDKNVCHYAIEEDSEGDNDSEEFYYVGQVNYDGELHKHPQLEADLAAVRDLYGHHAVSLREYGAIDDVDIDLHIDVTFLDEEIALAWDVIRSEPVIVRLHCSLTQYLNGPVPTVDVFQVSSKDRFGLGHQLKKVMQTFVTQQWKCQSKDKLISPHSKKQNERKVKSPLHIFSTLRRSPSYPPPGCVKSKKKLKPEQDGMSKSHRLLRRTCSSTVKPEMDGCVGKSHKLLGHSLSSDPRMEQHQPLKQPHRLLSRPCSTAVKPEDCPPLRPHRSSAAEPRYEHAAGSSDGGTLKPHRLLGRSCSGSVRTEELDGLKHHHRLLSRSYSSSTKMGKNDIFKEPVTESRRLSLTSGLIGILAPSLSSTPQPNNGAKSIPVRDRGFLVQTMEYAEQRIPVLNEFCVVCDEPHVFQNGPMLRPTVCERELCVFAFQTLGVMNEAADEIATGAQVVDLLVSMCRSALESPRKVVIFEPYPSVVDPNDSQALAFNPRKKDYDRVMRALDSIASIREMTQAPYLEIKKQMDKHDPLAHPLLQWVISSNRSHIVKLPVTRQLKFMHTLHQFLLLSSPPAKESNFRAAKGLFGSTFAFHGSHIENWHSILRNGLVVASNTRLQLHGAIYGIGIYLSPLSSISFGYSGMNKKQQKVASKDETAANKSNINLQSQKKGQNPQFLQSRNLKCIALCEVITSPDLHKHGDIWVVPNTDHVCTRFFFVYEDGQVGDTSINTQDPGIHREILRVIGNQTATG, encoded by the exons ATGGGGATGTGTTCAAGGCAAGAGAGGATTCAAAAAGACGTCGACATCGTAATTCAAAGGTGTAAGGCAGAGAAAGACTGTCTGTTTTCTG actttCGATTCTCCGACTCCACATTCACCTTCACCTACTCAAAAGGACCTAAAAG ggTGTCCTACTCTGTTCATGTCTCTGATGATTATCCAG ATAACACATATGTGTCTAACTCTGAAAACAATGATGAAGTGTTAGTCACCAGGGATCCAATACCAGTGATCTTCCACAGAATTGCAACAG AAATACGCATAAATAACGATGCCACCAGCTGTCTGTCTATTAGATCAAAACTTCAAACCGACAAAAACGTG TGCCATTATGCTATAGAGGAGGATTCAGAGGGTGACAATGATTCAGAGGAGTTCTACTATGTGGGACAG GTAAATTATGATGGAGAGCTTCACAAACACCCCCAGCTGGAGGCTGATTTGGCAGCCGTGAGGGACTTATATGGCCATCATGCAGTATCTCTCAG GGAATATGGTGCAATTGATGATGTGGACATCGACCTACACATTGATGTCACTTTCCTAGAT gaGGAGATTGCACTTGCCTGGGATGTGATCCGGAGTGAACCTGTTATTGTGCGGCTTCACTGCTCCCTCACACAGTATCTGAATGGACCAg TTCCCACTGTTGATGTGTTCCAAGTGTCTTCAAAAGACAGATTTGGACTTGGACATCAGTTGAAAAA GGTAATGCAAACCTTTGTCACACAGCAGTGGAAGTGTCAGAGCAAAGATAAACTCATCAGCCCACACAGTAAAAAGCAAAATGAGAGGAAGGTGAAGTCTCCCCTGCACATTTTTTCAACTCTACGCAG ATCCCCCAGCTACCCTCCTCCTGGCTGTGTGAAGAGCAAAAAGAAGCTCAAACCAGAGCAGGATGGCATGTCGAAATCCCACCGTCTGTTACGGCGAACATGCTCCAGCACGGTGAAGCCAGAAATGGACGGCTGCGTCGGCAAGTCGCACAAGCTCCTGGGCCATTCCCTCTCCAGTGACCCGCGGATGGAGCAACATCAGCCCCTCAAGCAACCCCACCGGCTGCTGTCGAGGCCCTGCTCGACCGCTGTTAAACCGGAGGACTGCCCGCCGCTGCGGCCTCATCGGTCGAGCGCGGCAGAGCCTCGTTATGAACACGCTGCTGGCAGTAGCGATGGCGGTACTTTGAAGCCCCACCGGCTCTTGGGCCGCTCCTGCTCGGGCAGCGTGCGGACTGAAGAGCTGGATGGCCTGAAGCACCACCACCGTCTGCTCAGCAGGTCCTACTCCAGCAGCACCAAGATGGGTAAAAACGACATCTTTAAAGAGCCTGTCACTGAGAGCAGACGCCTTTCCCTTACCTCAGGGCTAATTGGCATCCTGGCCCCATCACTCTCTTCCACACCTCAG CCAAACAACGGAGCCAAATCCATTCCAGTCAGAGACAGAGGTTTCCTtgttcag ACTATGGAGTATGCCGAGCAGCGTATCCCTGTACTGAATGAGTTCTGTGTGGTCTGCGATGAACCTCATGTGTTCCAAAATGGACCAATGCTAAGA CCcacagtgtgtgagagagagttatgTGTATTCGCCTTCCAGACGTTAGGGGTCATGAATGAGGCTGCTGATGAGATAGCCACTGGTGCTCAG GTAGTAGATCTACTGGTCTCCATGTGCCGATCTGCACTGGAATCTCCAAGGAAAGTTGTCATTTTTGAGCCATATCCCTCTGTGGTGGATCCCAATGACTCACAAGCGCTTGCCTTCAACCCCAGG AAAAAGGACTATGACCGAGTGATGAGAGCACTTGACAGTATCGCATCAATCAGAGAAATGACCCAG GCTCCATACCTGGAGATAAAGAAACAAATGGACAAGcatgatcccctggctcacccaCTGCTGCAGTG GGTGATTTCCAGTAACAGATCACACATAGTGAAGCTTCCTGTTACTAGA CAACTGAAGTTCATGCACACACTCCATCAGTTCCTTTTGCTCAGCAGTCCGCCAGCCAAAGAATCCAACTTCAGAGCTGCCAAAGGCCTCTTTGGGAGTACCTTTGCTTTCCA TGGATCACACATAGAAAACTGGCACTCCATTTTGAGGAATGGTTTGGTCGTGGCATCAAACACGAGGCTTCAG CTCCATGGCGCTATCTATGGGATTGGAATCTATCTCAGTCCATTATCAAGCATATCCTTTGGCTACTCAG GGATGAATAAAAAACAGCAGAAAGTTGCTTCAAAAGATGAAACTGCTGCCAACAAGTCCAATATTAATTTGCAG TCACAGAAGAAAGGTCAGAACCCACAGTTTCTGCAGAGCCGCAACCTGAAATGCATAGCCTTATGTGAAG TTATTACATCTCCAGACCTGCACAAGCATGGGGACATCTGGGTAGTTCCAAACACAGATCATGTCTGCACCCGTTTTTTCTTTGT TTATGAGGACGGACAGGTAGGTGACACAAGTATAAACACACAGGACCCTGGCATTCATCGGGAGATCTTGCGAGTCATCGGCAATCAAACGGCTACTGGATGA